One part of the Arabidopsis thaliana chromosome 4, partial sequence genome encodes these proteins:
- the RABG3A gene encoding RAB GTPase homolog G3A (RAB GTPase homolog G3A (RABG3A); FUNCTIONS IN: GTP binding, GTPase activity; INVOLVED IN: intracellular protein transport, signal transduction, nucleocytoplasmic transport, protein transport, small GTPase mediated signal transduction; EXPRESSED IN: 24 plant structures; EXPRESSED DURING: 15 growth stages; CONTAINS InterPro DOMAIN/s: Ran GTPase (InterPro:IPR002041), Ras (InterPro:IPR013753), Ras small GTPase, Ras type (InterPro:IPR003577), Small GTPase, Rho type (InterPro:IPR003578), Ras GTPase (InterPro:IPR001806), Small GTP-binding protein (InterPro:IPR005225), Small GTPase (InterPro:IPR020851), Ras small GTPase, Rab type (InterPro:IPR003579); BEST Arabidopsis thaliana protein match is: RAB GTPase homolog G3B (TAIR:AT1G22740.1).): MATRRRTLLKVIVLGDSGVGKTSLMNQYVHKKFSMQYKATIGADFVTKELQIGEKLVTLQIWDTAGQERFQSLGAAFYRGADCCALVYDVNVLRSFDNLETWHEEFLKQAWNIGMCPSDPKTFPFIVLGNKIDVDGGSSRVVSDKKAADWCASNGNIPYFETSAKDDFNVDEAFLTIAKTALANEHEQDIYFQGIPDAVTENEPKGGGCAC, encoded by the exons ATGGCGACGAGAAGACGTACTTTGCTCAAGGTCATTGTCCTCGGTGACAGTGG GGTTGGAAAAACCTCCTTGATGAATCA ATATGTGCATAAGAAGTTTAGTATGCAGTATAAAGCAACGATTGGTGCTGATTTTGTAACCAAGGAGCTTCAGATTGGGGAAAAGCTTGTTACTTTACAG ATTTGGGATACTGCTGGACAAGAGAGATTCCAGAGTCTTGGTGCTGCTTTTTATAGAGGAGCTGATTGTTGTGCTTTGGTTTATGATGTTAATGTGTTGAGGTCTTTTGATAATCTCGAAACTTGGCATGAGGAGTTTCTTAAACAG GCATGGAACATAGGAATGTg TCCATCAGATCCAAAGACATTTCCGTTTATAGTGCTTGGAAACAAGATTGACGTAGATGGAGGGAGCAGTAGAGTG GTCTCTGATAAGAAAGCAGCTGACTGGTGTGCTTCAAATGGTAACATACCCTATTTCGAGACATCAGCAAAAGATGACTTCAATGTCGATGAGGCATTCTTAACCATTGCCAAAACCGCCCTTGCTAACGAACATGAACAGGATat ATACTTCCAAGGCATACCAGATGCAGTGACTGAAAACGAGCCAAAAGGCGGTGGTTGCGCTTGCTGA
- the RABG3A gene encoding RAB GTPase homolog G3A (RAB GTPase homolog G3A (RABG3A); FUNCTIONS IN: GTP binding; INVOLVED IN: protein transport, small GTPase mediated signal transduction; LOCATED IN: plasma membrane; EXPRESSED IN: 25 plant structures; EXPRESSED DURING: 15 growth stages; CONTAINS InterPro DOMAIN/s: Ras GTPase (InterPro:IPR001806), Small GTP-binding protein (InterPro:IPR005225), Small GTPase (InterPro:IPR020851), Ras (InterPro:IPR013753), Ras small GTPase, Rab type (InterPro:IPR003579); BEST Arabidopsis thaliana protein match is: RAB GTPase homolog G3B (TAIR:AT1G22740.1); Has 25661 Blast hits to 25639 proteins in 719 species: Archae - 36; Bacteria - 127; Metazoa - 13221; Fungi - 3843; Plants - 2827; Viruses - 20; Other Eukaryotes - 5587 (source: NCBI BLink).), with product MATRRRTLLKVIVLGDSGVGKTSLMNQYVHKKFSMQYKATIGADFVTKELQIGEKLVTLQIWDTAGQERFQSLGAAFYRGADCCALVYDVNVLRSFDNLETWHEEFLKQASPSDPKTFPFIVLGNKIDVDGGSSRVVSDKKAADWCASNGNIPYFETSAKDDFNVDEAFLTIAKTALANEHEQDIYFQGIPDAVTENEPKGGGCAC from the exons ATGGCGACGAGAAGACGTACTTTGCTCAAGGTCATTGTCCTCGGTGACAGTGG GGTTGGAAAAACCTCCTTGATGAATCA ATATGTGCATAAGAAGTTTAGTATGCAGTATAAAGCAACGATTGGTGCTGATTTTGTAACCAAGGAGCTTCAGATTGGGGAAAAGCTTGTTACTTTACAG ATTTGGGATACTGCTGGACAAGAGAGATTCCAGAGTCTTGGTGCTGCTTTTTATAGAGGAGCTGATTGTTGTGCTTTGGTTTATGATGTTAATGTGTTGAGGTCTTTTGATAATCTCGAAACTTGGCATGAGGAGTTTCTTAAACAG GCAAGTCCATCAGATCCAAAGACATTTCCGTTTATAGTGCTTGGAAACAAGATTGACGTAGATGGAGGGAGCAGTAGAGTG GTCTCTGATAAGAAAGCAGCTGACTGGTGTGCTTCAAATGGTAACATACCCTATTTCGAGACATCAGCAAAAGATGACTTCAATGTCGATGAGGCATTCTTAACCATTGCCAAAACCGCCCTTGCTAACGAACATGAACAGGATat ATACTTCCAAGGCATACCAGATGCAGTGACTGAAAACGAGCCAAAAGGCGGTGGTTGCGCTTGCTGA
- the RABG3A gene encoding RAB GTPase homolog G3A (RAB GTPase homolog G3A (RABG3A); FUNCTIONS IN: GTP binding, GTPase activity; INVOLVED IN: intracellular protein transport, signal transduction, nucleocytoplasmic transport, protein transport, small GTPase mediated signal transduction; EXPRESSED IN: 24 plant structures; EXPRESSED DURING: 15 growth stages; CONTAINS InterPro DOMAIN/s: Ran GTPase (InterPro:IPR002041), Ras (InterPro:IPR013753), Ras small GTPase, Ras type (InterPro:IPR003577), Small GTPase, Rho type (InterPro:IPR003578), Small GTP-binding protein (InterPro:IPR005225), Ras GTPase (InterPro:IPR001806), Ras small GTPase, Rab type (InterPro:IPR003579), Small GTPase (InterPro:IPR020851); BEST Arabidopsis thaliana protein match is: RAB GTPase homolog G3B (TAIR:AT1G22740.1); Has 24309 Blast hits to 24289 proteins in 701 species: Archae - 21; Bacteria - 115; Metazoa - 12641; Fungi - 3212; Plants - 2866; Viruses - 20; Other Eukaryotes - 5434 (source: NCBI BLink).): MATRRRTLLKVIVLGDSGVGKTSLMNQYVHKKFSMQYKATIGADFVTKELQIGEKLVTLQIWDTAGQERFQSLGAAFYRGADCCALVYDVNVLRSFDNLETWHEEFLKQAWNIGMWTIAEASPSDPKTFPFIVLGNKIDVDGGSSRVVSDKKAADWCASNGNIPYFETSAKDDFNVDEAFLTIAKTALANEHEQDIYFQGIPDAVTENEPKGGGCAC, encoded by the exons ATGGCGACGAGAAGACGTACTTTGCTCAAGGTCATTGTCCTCGGTGACAGTGG GGTTGGAAAAACCTCCTTGATGAATCA ATATGTGCATAAGAAGTTTAGTATGCAGTATAAAGCAACGATTGGTGCTGATTTTGTAACCAAGGAGCTTCAGATTGGGGAAAAGCTTGTTACTTTACAG ATTTGGGATACTGCTGGACAAGAGAGATTCCAGAGTCTTGGTGCTGCTTTTTATAGAGGAGCTGATTGTTGTGCTTTGGTTTATGATGTTAATGTGTTGAGGTCTTTTGATAATCTCGAAACTTGGCATGAGGAGTTTCTTAAACAG GCATGGAACATAGGAATGTg GACTATAGctgaa GCAAGTCCATCAGATCCAAAGACATTTCCGTTTATAGTGCTTGGAAACAAGATTGACGTAGATGGAGGGAGCAGTAGAGTG GTCTCTGATAAGAAAGCAGCTGACTGGTGTGCTTCAAATGGTAACATACCCTATTTCGAGACATCAGCAAAAGATGACTTCAATGTCGATGAGGCATTCTTAACCATTGCCAAAACCGCCCTTGCTAACGAACATGAACAGGATat ATACTTCCAAGGCATACCAGATGCAGTGACTGAAAACGAGCCAAAAGGCGGTGGTTGCGCTTGCTGA
- the RABG3A gene encoding RAB GTPase homolog G3A: MQYKATIGADFVTKELQIGEKLVTLQIWDTAGQERFQSLGAAFYRGADCCALVYDVNVLRSFDNLETWHEEFLKQASPSDPKTFPFIVLGNKIDVDGGSSRVVSDKKAADWCASNGNIPYFETSAKDDFNVDEAFLTIAKTALANEHEQDIYFQGIPDAVTENEPKGGGCAC, translated from the exons ATGCAGTATAAAGCAACGATTGGTGCTGATTTTGTAACCAAGGAGCTTCAGATTGGGGAAAAGCTTGTTACTTTACAG ATTTGGGATACTGCTGGACAAGAGAGATTCCAGAGTCTTGGTGCTGCTTTTTATAGAGGAGCTGATTGTTGTGCTTTGGTTTATGATGTTAATGTGTTGAGGTCTTTTGATAATCTCGAAACTTGGCATGAGGAGTTTCTTAAACAG GCAAGTCCATCAGATCCAAAGACATTTCCGTTTATAGTGCTTGGAAACAAGATTGACGTAGATGGAGGGAGCAGTAGAGTG GTCTCTGATAAGAAAGCAGCTGACTGGTGTGCTTCAAATGGTAACATACCCTATTTCGAGACATCAGCAAAAGATGACTTCAATGTCGATGAGGCATTCTTAACCATTGCCAAAACCGCCCTTGCTAACGAACATGAACAGGATat ATACTTCCAAGGCATACCAGATGCAGTGACTGAAAACGAGCCAAAAGGCGGTGGTTGCGCTTGCTGA
- the RH39 gene encoding RH39 (RH39 (RH39); FUNCTIONS IN: LSU rRNA binding, ATPase activity, ATP-dependent helicase activity; INVOLVED IN: chloroplast ribulose bisphosphate carboxylase complex biogenesis, chloroplast rRNA processing; LOCATED IN: chloroplast; EXPRESSED IN: 21 plant structures; EXPRESSED DURING: 13 growth stages; CONTAINS InterPro DOMAIN/s: RNA helicase, DEAD-box type, Q motif (InterPro:IPR014014), DNA/RNA helicase, DEAD/DEAH box type, N-terminal (InterPro:IPR011545), DEAD-like helicase, N-terminal (InterPro:IPR014001), DNA/RNA helicase, C-terminal (InterPro:IPR001650), Helicase, superfamily 1/2, ATP-binding domain (InterPro:IPR014021); BEST Arabidopsis thaliana protein match is: DEA(D/H)-box RNA helicase family protein (TAIR:AT3G06980.1); Has 40425 Blast hits to 39698 proteins in 3032 species: Archae - 675; Bacteria - 19989; Metazoa - 5933; Fungi - 4498; Plants - 2407; Viruses - 9; Other Eukaryotes - 6914 (source: NCBI BLink).), translated as MVGASRTILSLSLSSSLFTFSKIPHVFPFLRLHKPRFHHAFRPLYSAAATTSSPTTETNVTDPDQLKHTILLERLRLRHLKESAKPPQQRPSSVVGVEEESSIRKKSKKLVENFQELGLSEEVMGALQELNIEVPTEIQCIGIPAVMERKSVVLGSHTGSGKTLAYLLPIVQLMREDEANLGKKTKPRRPRTVVLCPTRELSEQVYRVAKSISHHARFRSILVSGGSRIRPQEDSLNNAIDMVVGTPGRILQHIEEGNMVYGDIAYLVLDEADTMFDRGFGPEIRKFLAPLNQRALKTNDQGFQTVLVTATMTMAVQKLVDEEFQGIEHLRTSTLHKKIANARHDFIKLSGGEDKLEALLQVLEPSLAKGSKVMVFCNTLNSSRAVDHYLSENQISTVNYHGEVPAEQRVENLKKFKDEEGDCPTLVCTDLAARGLDLDVDHVVMFDFPKNSIDYLHRTGRTARMGAKGKVTSLVSRKDQMLAARIEEAMRNNESLESLTTDNVRRDAARTHITQEKGRSVKQIREVSKQRNSRDKPSSSSPPARSTGGKTPVRKSSSSSFSKPRKASSPPEKSSKPKRKILKTVGSRSIAARGKTGSDRRPGKKLSVVGFRGKSSSARAS; from the exons ATggtaggagcttcaagaacAATCCTATCCCTATCTCTATCATCTTCCCTCTTCACCTTCTCCAAAATCCCTCACGTTTTTCCATTTCTCCGCCTCCACAAACCCAGATTCCACCACGCGTTTCGTCCTCTTTACTCCGCCGCCgcaacaacttcttctccGACGACGGAGACTAATGTTACAGATCCGGATCAATTGAAACATACGATCTTACTAGAGAGGCTTAGGCTTCGACATTTGAAAGAATCAGCGAAACCACCACAACAGAGACCAAGTAGTGTTGTTGGTGTAGAGGAAGAGAGTAGTATTAGGAAGAAGAGTAAGAAGTTAGTTGAGAATTTTCAGGAATTGGGTTTAAGTGAAGAAGTTATGGGAGCTTTACAAGAGTTGAATATTGAGGTTCCTACTGAGATTCAGTGTATCGGAATACCTGCGGTTATGGAACGTAAGAGCGTTGTATTGGGTTCGCATACCGGTTCTGGCAAGACTCTTGCTTACTTGTTGCCTATTGTTCAG CTGAtgagagaagatgaagcaaaccttggtaaaaaaacaaagcctAGACGTCCCAGGACTGTTGTTCTTTGTCCTACAAGAGAACTATCTGAGCAG GTTTACCGTGTGGCGAAGTCCATAAGTCATCACGCGAGGTTTAGATCTATATTGGTTAGTGGTGGTTCTCGGATAAGACCCCAGGAGGATTCTTTGAACAATGCAATAGATATGGTTGTTGGAACCCCTGGTAGGATTCTTCAGCATATCGAAGAAGGAAACATGGTGTATGGAGATATCGCATATTTG GTATTGGATGAGGCAGATACTATGTTTGATCGTGGCTTTGGTCCCGAAATTCGTAAATTCCTTGCCCCACTGAATCAACGTGCGTTGAAAACAAATGACCAAGGATTTCAAACCGTCTTAGTGACTGCTACTATGACAATG GCTGTTCAGAAGTTAGTCGATGAGGAGTTTCAAGGGATAGAGCATTTGCGTACATCAACACTGCATAAAAAGATAGCAAACGCTCGCCATGACTTCATCAAGCTTTCAGGTGGTGAAGATAAGCTAGAAGCACTTCTACAG GTTCTTGAACCTAGCCTAGCCAAAGGGAGCAAGGTGATGGTCTTCTGTAACACTTTGAACTCCAGTCGCGCTGTTGATCACTATCTTTCTGAAAACCAGATCTCCACTGTAAATTATCACGGTGAAGTTCCAGCAGAACAAAG GGTTGAGAATTTGAAAAAGTTCAAGGACGAAGAAGGAGACTGTCCCACGCTAGTGTGCACGGATTTGGCTGCAAGGGGTCTGGACCTCGACGTTGATCATGTAGTCATGTTTGATTTCCCAAAGAACTCG ATTGACTACCTTCATCGCACTGGAAGAACAGCTCGGATGGGTGCTAAAG GAAAAGTGACAAGTCTAGTGAGCAGGAAGGACCAAATGTTAGCAGCACGAATCGAAGAAGCAATGAGAAACAACGAGAGCTTAGAATCACTCACGACTGATAATGTGAGGAGAGACGCCGCAAGAACCCATATCACTCAAGAGAAAGGAAGAAGCGTTAAGCAGATCAGAGAAGTGAGCAAGCAACGAAACTCCAGAGacaaaccatcatcatcatctcctcctGCAAGATCGACAGGTGGGAAGACACCCGTGAGAAAGTCAAGTTCAAGTTCGTTTTCGAAACCAAGAAAAGCATCATCTCCTCCAGAGAAATCTTcaaagccaaaaagaaaaatattaaaaacggTTGGATCCAGATCGATTGCTGCGAGGGGGAAGACGGGTTCAGATAGAAGACCAGGAAAGAAACTAAGTGTTGTTGGTTTCCGGGGCAAGTCTTCTTCGGCAAGAGCCTCTTGA
- a CDS encoding uncharacterized protein (unknown protein; Has 30201 Blast hits to 17322 proteins in 780 species: Archae - 12; Bacteria - 1396; Metazoa - 17338; Fungi - 3422; Plants - 5037; Viruses - 0; Other Eukaryotes - 2996 (source: NCBI BLink).), whose translation MIRGEFVKCPRVIGDSPWTLVDVRHNHTIRGVVDGYGTLRVSGG comes from the coding sequence ATGATTAGGGGAGAGTTTGTTAAGTGTCCTCGAGTTATAGGGGACAGTCCCTGGACCCTAGTGGATGTGAGGCATAACCATACGATCAGAGGGGTGGTTGACGGCTACGGCACTCTTAGAGTTTCTGGAGGTTGA